In the Candidatus Eisenbacteria bacterium genome, one interval contains:
- the rpmE gene encoding 50S ribosomal protein L31 has protein sequence MKAGIHPVYEVRTFHCYGCGSEWQNRTTLQPGTSDGKVHLDICSNCHPFYTGKQKLVDKAGRVERFRRKYGKKGESAEAEKDAAPASAES, from the coding sequence ATGAAGGCCGGAATTCATCCCGTCTACGAAGTGCGCACCTTCCACTGTTACGGCTGCGGTTCCGAGTGGCAGAACCGGACCACCCTCCAGCCCGGCACTTCGGATGGCAAGGTCCATCTGGACATCTGCTCGAACTGCCACCCGTTCTACACCGGCAAGCAGAAGCTGGTCGACAAGGCGGGTCGCGTGGAGCGTTTCCGCAGGAAGTACGGCAAGAAGGGCGAGTCCGCCGAGGCGGAGAAGGACGCCGCCCCCGCTTCGGCCGAGTCCTAG